One segment of Rhipicephalus sanguineus isolate Rsan-2018 chromosome 6, BIME_Rsan_1.4, whole genome shotgun sequence DNA contains the following:
- the LOC119397122 gene encoding uncharacterized protein LOC119397122, which yields MGTPAKPARARPGVVPSIFVYERNESQEPKAAFSKRPEHEIVRQLLSGDITTGRTPGPSQCSERDQDDIAVEPVHQAAVGLACELGQAVETSPEAACELNHVSDKSFQVRIPTSQKASQANGMKILSSTATQTEPNIVSSGSFSFVSLERSSFLGCVQGRLQSCLQCSYVTLDKSTMDRHLQKHMGKQPCEAHPRAQQESSPFAVSTAMGPFCWKTAS from the exons ATGGGAACACCGGCGAAACCTGCTCGAGCAAGGCCTGGCGTGGTGCCGTCGATCTTCGTTTATGAACGGAACGAATCGCAGGAACCGAAAGCAGCATTCTCGAAGAGGCCAGAACATGAG ATTGTTAGACAGTTGCTCTCCGGAGACATTACCACCGGCCGCACGCCAGGACCAAGTCAGTGTAGCGAAAGAGATCAA GATGACATTGCAGTAGAGCCAGTACATCAGGCAGCAGTGGGTCTGGCTTGTGAGTTGGGACAGGCTGTAGAAACATCACCAGAGGCAGCATGTGAATTGAACCATGTTTCAGATAAATCTTTTCAAGTGCGAATACCAACCAGCCAGAAAGCATCACAAGCAAATGGAATGAAAATTCTGTCATCAACTGCTACACAAACAGAACCAAATATTGTTTCTTCAG GCTCCTTCTCTTTTGTGTCCTTGGAACGGTCTTCTTTCTTGGGATGTGTACAAGGCCGACTTCAGTCCTGCCTGCAGTGCAGCTATGTGACCCTGGACAAATCGACTATGGACAGGCACCTTCAGAAACACATGG GAAAGCAGCCTTGTGAGGCACATCCGCGTGCACAACAAGAGAGCAGCCCTTTtgctgtgtccactgcaatgggACCTTTCTGCTGGAAAACAGCCTCATGA